The DNA region GAGATGGCATGTTTCCGAACGGAAGTCCCGCTCGCCCTATATTCTTCGGCTGGCTCAAAGTAAGCCGCCACGCTGTTGCAAAACCAGCCAACGGCGCGCTTTCGTCACTCTGGAGCTCAACGTACGGGCGCAGAGAGAGTCGCCTCTTCCCTTACCGCAGCCTTTCTGAATGGCCTGTTTGGCATCCAGATCGGGCTAGCCAGCAGAAGCACGGATCCTTTTGGATGGTGGGGCAGGGCTTATCACTACCTGCGGGTCCAAGCCTGAGACAGTTTGATGAAACCGGGTGAACGGAGAGATTTGATACTGTCCGCTAGCAGGCTGTTGACAAAGTCCACCGGCGGTGTTCTCGCCTCGCTCAGGGGCTCACCGTACGGCAGAGAATACTATTCCCCTCTTCGCTCGCTGCGGCCTTGCGGGATGGCCTTTCTGAACAGCCTGTGCGGTATTCTCCGGACGTTCGTAACCTCAGGCAGGGCTCCGTCTTCGAGCTCGTTCTTGGGCTTGTCAACACACTGCTAGAATGCCTACCGTCCTAATGCCCTCTTCACTGCCTCTCCAATCTCAGCCGGATTCTTCACGACCGTGACACCGGCGGCTTCCAGGGTCTTCATCTTTTCAGATGCCGTCCCCTTGCCACCGGAGATAATGGCGCCGGCGTGACCCATGCGACGGCCAGGAGGTGCCGTAATGCCGGCAATGAAGCTAACGACTGGTTTCTTGACATTCTTCTTGATGAACTCAGCGGCCTTTTCTTCCGCATCGCCGCCGATCTCGCCGATCATGACGATGGCCTGAGTCTCGGGATCTTTTTCAAACAGCGGGAGGACATCCACGAACCCTGTGCCGTTCACAGGATCACCACCAATTCCTACGCACGTGGTTTCGCCCAAACCCAAGGTCGAGAGCTGGTGGACCGCTTCATAGGTCAAGGTCCCACTGCGCGACACCACGCCGACAACACCCTTCTTGTGAATGAAACCCGGCATGATGCCGATCTTGGCCTCATCTACCGTAATCACTCCTGGGCAATTCGGACCGACCAACCGGACATCGCGACCGCGCAAGGCCCGTTTCACTTTGACCATGTCATTGACCGGAATCCCCTCGGTGATGCAAATCACGAGTTTGATTCCTGCGTCAGCTGCTTCCAAAATAGCATCGGCACAAAACGGCGGCGGCACAAAGATCAGCGACGTATCGGCCTCGGTCTTTTTCACCGCATCCGCCACCGTGTTGAACACGGGGATCCCCTCAACCTCTTGCCCTACCTTGCCGGGCGTGACACCAGCAACCACCTTGGTCCCGTAGGCCTTACATTGAGTCGCATGGAACGAACCTTCTTTTCCCGTAATTCCCTGTACCACTACTCGTGTATTCTTATTGACGAGAATGCTCACGGCGCTCTCCTTATGCTGCTTTTCCTGTCAGTTTCACAATTTTCTGGGCGGCTTCCCACAGATCGTTGGCGACATCGAGCTTCAATCCTGAATCTGCCAACAGTTGGCGCCCCTCTTCGGCATTCGTCCCCTGCAGTCGGACCACGAGGGGCACGTTGATTTTCACTTCCTTGGCTGCTTCGATGACTCCGTGAGCAATACGTTCACAGCGCACGATCCCACCGAAGATGTTGATGAAGATGCCCTTGACGTTCGGATCTTTCAGCAGAATCCGGAATCCTGCCGCAACCGTCTCTTTCGTCGCGCCTCCGCCCACGTCCAGGAAGTTCGCTGGCTCGCTGCCTGCCAACTTGATGACGTCCATCGTAGCCATCGCCAGACCAGCCCCATTCACCATGCAACCGATGTTGCCGTCCAGTTTCACATAGTTCAGATTGTTCGCGGTCGCTTCGATTTCCAGCGGCTCTTCCTCGTTCAGATCGCGCATCTTTTGCACATCTTCATGCTTGAAGAGGCCGTTGTCGTCGAACGAAACCTTGCCGTCCAACGCCACGACGGTCTTTTCTTTCGTGATGATAAGCGGATTGATCTCGACCAAGGCGCAGTTCTTCTCCATGAACAAGCGGTACAGATTCCCCAGCATTTTAATGAACGGATTCATAGCCGTCGGCTCGATGTTCTGAAGCCCAAGGGCAAAGGCGATGTTCCGCCCGTTGTATCCCTGAAATCCCACGGCAGGATCGATCGGTTCCTTGATGATCTTTTCCGGAGTTTTGGCGGCCACCTCTTCGATTTCCATTCCGCCCTCTGTGCTGGCGATAAACGTCGGCCACCCCGTCTCGCGATCCACAAGAATCGATAGGTAGAGTTCCTTGGCGATGTTCGCCCCCTCCTCCATCAACAGCCGATGAACCTGGCGACCCTTCGGTCCGGTCTGATGCGTCACCAGCGTCTTACCGATGAGTTCTTTCGCAAAGCCTGCCACCGCCGCCTTGTCCTTGGTGATTTTTACGCCACCGGCCTTCCCTCGGCCGCCGGCATGGATCTGTGCCTTCACGACAAACACGGGCGTATTCAGTTCAGTAGCCCAGGCGGTCGCCGCTTCAGGAGACGTAATCTCCTTACCTCGCGGCACCGGCACACCGAATTGAGCAAACAATGACTTCGCTTGAAACTCGTGAACGTTCATATCGCTCCTTATCGTCGCTTCAGGACGGAGTACCGAGGACTGTGGACCGAGGGCGAACCGCGCCTTTACTCAGTCCTCATCACTAGCCAACTTTTCTTGTATACGCCGGCAAGATCATCGGCGAGATGACACCACTGGCGTTCCCCTGCTTCTTTGCTTCGGCACGGAACTGTTGCACATGCCTGAGGGTCAGCGCACCCTGTTTCATCGACTTGGCGCGACCGGCGGCCGTCAACCCAGATCGCTTGCCGAATACCATGAGGTCCAACAGCGAATTCCCCATGAGACGGTTTCGCCCGTGCAGCCCTCCGGAAGCTTCTCCCGCCACGAACAGATTCTTGACGTTGGTTTCTGAGTTCGTATCGATCTTTACTCCGCCGTTCTGATAGTGGAGTGTCGGATAGATCAAGACCGGATCCTTACTGATATCGATCCCGAAGCGCTCAAACTGCATCATCATGGCTGGGAAATGCTTCTCCACCGTCCCTGACCCATGTTCTGCATCCAGTAACGGCGTATCGAGCCAGACACCGACGCGGCCGGACATCGTTCTGATCCCACGCCCTTCTTCACATTCACGGATAATCGACGAGGATACGACATCCCGTGTGTCAAGTTCGTTGACGAACCGTTCGCCCTTCGCATTCACCAGGTGCCCGCCTTCGGAGCGAATTCCCTCAGTGACCAGCGCCCCGATCAATTGCTCTGGATAGACCGCGCCGGACGGGTGATATTGAAACGTATCGACATGCGCGAGTTTGGCACCCATGCGATAGGCCAGACAGAGCCCGTCACCCGTCGCCCCATAGTGATTACTCGTCGGGAATCCTTGAATGTGCAGCCGACCGATGCCACCGGTGGCCAAAATCACCGACTTGGCTGCGACCACTATGTGCCGCTGATTATCAAGATCTCTAAAAATAGCCCCGGTGCAGGTCCCTTGGCCATCGCTCAACAGTTCAACGGCGGCAGCGAACTCCAACAATTGAATCTTTTGATTAATGACCTCATCTTTCAGAACGCGCATGATCTCGAGGCCCGTGTAATCAGAACAGGTCAACAGGCGCGGCTTGGAACTCCCTCCGCCTTTCTTCACATGGAGATTGCCGTCGGCTTGGCGATCGAACAGCACACCTAACTCCAAGAGCCATTTCGCGATCGAGGGCCCATCTTCGACCATGACTTTGAGCAAGGCATGGTCGTTCTCCATGTGCCCGCCCTTGAGCGTGTCAATAAAATGCGTGACCGGGGAGTCTTCAGGGGCAACGGAGATCTGCATCCCGCCTTGCGCCATCACGCTATTGGAATCGCCGAGACGCAGCTTGGTCGCGAGAATCGTTTTTACACCGGCATGATGAGCATGCAACGCCGCGGCACAACCGGCGCCTCCACCACCGATAACCAAGACATCGCATGAATATTGGGGTGTGAGATCGGCGGTATCCTGGATCGAGCTGTCACCTTCGAGCAAGGTCGCGAGTTCGACGACGGTTTTGTCGCCTTCGTTCGGACCGAACTTGATCGGTCGGTAGGCGCTTGCACGAAAATCCGGATGGTACTTGTGAATCAGGTGGTCTCGGTCTGTCGGAGAAAACTTGGGGATGGTCTGCTTACGCCGGGCATCCCGAGTCTGATGTACGATCTGCTGGAGCGCGTGAATGTCCATGTCTAGCTTTCAGCTACCAACGTTCACCCACCGCGTCTCAGAAGCTGAGAGCTGATGGTCTGGCGGCTATTTCACCGTTGCACAATGTTCGGCCAATTCTTTCTCATTCATTTTGAGAATCTTGGCCCATTCGTTCTTAAACGTGCCATCTTGAATCTCTTTGATTCTGGTGTCGAGCCCGGCCGGCTTGTCAGTAAAATGCGCTCCCTGCGCACGGCTGACATAAAGGGCGACGAGATTCGGCGCAATGTCGGCAATGCAGACCGGCGTGCACATGCCGCACATGACACAATCCATAAACATCTCGGAAACGCTCTTGAAGTCGCCGAAAACGGCCTTCCAGACCCCTTCCCGCACATCGATTTTCTGCGGGCAGGCCTCGGTACAGGCATTACAATTTCGGCACAGCGGCGCTTCCGGATAGAGATTGAACAAATCTTGTTTGGGGTCTTGAAGTGCCTGAATGTCGTACGTGGCCTTCCGGGCTGGGAAGGGTGGCATCATCGTAAACGACATGCCGTCCTGTACCGCCATCTGACAGGCGAGGCAGGTTCTCACTTTTGGGTCATCTTTCGTCCGATAGTACGTGGCACAGGCGCCGCAGAATCCACCAAGGCAACCCACGCCACGCACGACATCGATCCCGGCATACCACATCGCACGGACGACAGTAATCCCCTCCGGTACGTCAACTTTCTTGCCGGCAATTTCGATCGTAACCATCCGAGGCTTCATGACCTCAGGTTGATCGATCACATTCTCGCTTGATTCTTGAGCCATTGTTAAAACCAGTGCGGGGTGAACGGTAAGGAGTGAGGTGAAACTCTACACCTCACTTCTCACCCCTTCCTTCTCATTTTTTACACAAATGAATCAATGATCTTATTCAACGTGGCGCTCGGCCGCATCGCCTTCGCCGCCTTCGCATCGTCCGGGTGATAATACCCGCCCACGTCCTGCGGCTTCCCTTGCGCTGCGATGAGTTCCTGATCGATTATTTTTTCGCTGTCCGTCAAATCCTTCGCGATCTTTGCGAACTTCTCGGCAATCTTCTTATCCGCCGTCTGCCCCGCCAAGGCCTGCGCCCAGTAGAGGGCCAAGTAGAAATGGCTCCCACGGTTATCGATCTCTCCGACTTTCCTGGCTGGCGATTTGTTGCTTTCCAGGAACTTAGCATTGGCCTGATCCAGTGCGTCCGCCAATATCTTCGCCACGGGATTGTTCCCGGCCTTTGCCAAGTGCTCCAACGAAGCGACCAGCGCGAGGAATTCACCCAGTGAATCCCAACGCAGGTAGCCCTCTTGCTCGAACTGCTGCACATGCTTCGGAGCCGATCCTCCTGCGCCTGTCTCGAACAACCCGCCTCCATTCAACAATGGGACGATCGAGAGCATCTTCGCACTGGTTCCGATTTCGAGAATCGGGAACAGGTCGGTGAGATAATCACGAAGTACATTGCCGGTGCAGGAAATCGTGTCCTTGCCTTCCTTCATCCGCTCGATGGAAAACCGGCACGCGTCGGCCGGTGACATGATCTTGATCTCAAGCCCCGCTGTATCGTGCTTCGGCAGGTAGGCATTTACCTTCTTGATCAATTCGGCATCATGAGCACGGTCCTTGTCCAACCAAAAAACTGCCGGCGCACCGGTTGCCCTTGCACGCGTGACGGCCAACTTGACCCAGTCTTGAATCGGGGCATCCTTGACCTGGCAGGCACGCCAGATATCGCCTTCTTCCACCTTATGCTCATGGATCGTCGCACCCGACGCATCCACGATGCGGATCGTGCCGCTGGCCGGGACCTTGAAGGTCTTATCATGTGAACCATACTCTTCCGCGGCCTGCGCCATCAACCCGACGTTGGGAATCGTCCCCATCGTCTTCGGATCAAAGGCACCTTTCTGCTTACAGAACTCCACCATCTCGTGATAGACCGGCGCGTAGCTTGCGTCAGGAATCACACATTTCACATCTTGAAGTTGACCCTGCGGATTCCACATCTTACCGGAATCACGGATTACCGGCGGCATAGAGGCGTCGATGATGATGTCACTCGGCACATGAAGATTCGTGATTCCTTTATCACTGTTCACCATCGCCATCGGCGGGCGCTTCTGATAGACCGCCTGAATATCCGCTTCAATTGTCTTCCGTTGCTCCTCCGGCAGTGACTTAATCTTGGCATACACGTCCCCAAGCCCGTTGTCCGGATCGACCCCGAGCTTCTTAAACGTTTCGCCGTGTTTTTCGAACACATCCTTGTAATAGACAGTCACGCCATGACCGAAGATCTTCGGGTCGGAGACCTTCATCATGGTGGCCTTCATGTGAAGCGAGAAGAGAACGCCCTTAGCCTTGGCATCCTCGATTTGCTCCTCTAAAAACTTTCGGAGCGCTTTCACGCTCATGAAGGTGGCATCGAGCACTTCCCCGGCCTGCAAGGCGATTTTCTCTTTTAGGACTGTCGCCTTTCCATCCGCTCCGACGAATTCGATCTTCGCCGTCGTGGCAGCGGTAATGGTGCGAGACTTTTCATTTGAAAAGAAATCGCCGCCCTTCATATGGGAGACATGGGTCTTTGAATCTGAAGACCAGGCTCCCATCTTATGCGGGTGCTTACGGGCATAGGCCTTGACGGAGAGCGGAGCACGGCGATCGGAATTGCCTTCGCGCAAGACCGGATTGACGGCACTCCCCTTCACCTTGTCGTAGCGGGTCTTGATGTCCTTTTCCTTGTCGTCCTTCGGATTCTCCGGATAGTCAGGCAGCTTGTAGCCCTGCTTCTGCAATTCCTTGATCGTGGCAACCAGCTGCGGGATGGAGGCACTGATGTTCGGCAGCTTAATGATATTGGCTTCAGGCGTCTTGGCCATTTCTCCAAGCTCCGCCAACGCATCATGCTGCTTCTGCTCCGGGGTCAGATATTCTGGGAAGACGGCAATGACGCGTCCCGCGAGTGAAATGTCGCGAAGCTCCACGGTCACGCCTGCCGCTTTTGTGAAGGCATTGATAATCGGCAAGAAGGAATAGGTCGCCAACATCGGCGCTTCATCCGTCTTTGTATAGATAATCTTGTCTGCTTTGCTTGCCATAACGCTCCCTCTTGGTGTGACTGTTTAGTTCAACGCATTGAGCGCCGAACCCGCCTTGAACCACGCGATCTGCTGTGCGGTGATGCTGTGGTTCGCCTGGATGGTGAGCGCGTTCCCATCCGCCTTGTGAATCGTTACCTGCACCGGCTTGCCAGGAGCCAGACTATTCAGCCCCGTCACACTGATGCGGTCCTGCTGCTCGATCTTCTCGTAGTCCTTCGGGTCAGCGAAGGTCAACGCCAAGATCCCTTGCTTTTTTAAATTGGTTTCGTGAATGCGTGCAAAACTCTTCGTAATCACGGCCCGCACGTTCAGAAACCTCGGCGACATCGCCGCATGCTCGCGGCTGCTGCCCTCGCCGTAATTTTCATCGCCAACCACGATCGATCCAATGCCCTTTGATTTATAGTCTCGAGCGATTTTCGCGATCGTCAGGTTTTCCTCACCAGTCAACACGTTGACCCCTTTCCCCGGCTCCGAAGCAAATGCATTATTCGCACCGAGGAACATGTTGTCACTGATCTTGTCCAAGTGGCCGCGGAACTTGAGCCAGGGGCCAGCAGGAGAAATATGGTCGGTCGTGGTCTTGCCCTTAGTCTTGATCAAGAGCGGCAGCTTGTCAAAATCCTTGCCATCCCATTTCGGGAACGGCTGCAATACTTGTAGCCGTTCACTGGTCGGCGGAAGATCGACAGTGAGTCCCTCACCATTTTCAGCCGGTGCCACATAGCCTTCTTCACCCTTCGCAAACCCCTTGGCCGGTAATTCTTCACCGACCGGAGCTTGGAGCTTGAATTCTTTGCCATCAGCGCCCTTGACCGCCTGATTAACCGGATCAAAGCCCAAATCACCGGTGATCGCGTATGCCGTGACGACCTCCGGACTTGCCAAGAACGACAGCGTTTCGCTGATCCCATCGTTCCGGCCAGGGAAATTCCGGTTGAAGGAGCTGACAATTGAATCGGCTTTGCCCTTGACCCCGTCCGCACGTTTCCACTGGCCGATGCAGGGACCGCACGAATTCGACAGGACGGTACCGCCGAGCTTTTCAAATGTCTCCAAGAATCCATCACGCTTCATCGTGTGGTAGATGCGCTCCGACCCTGGAGAAATGAGAAAGGAGGCTTTCGCCTTCAACCCAGCCTTCAATGCTTGCTGAGCCACATGGGCCGAGCGGCTGATGTCTTCGTAGGATGAATTGGTGCAGCTCCCGATCAAGGCTGCTTTCAATTCGACCGGATAACCTTTCTCTTGGGCTTCGGCTTTCAGCTTCGAAATCGGTCTGGCAAGGTCCGGCGTGTGCGGTCCCACCACATGGGGTTCGAGTTTTGAGAGGTCGATTTCAACAATCTGATCGTAATACTTTTCCGGAGCCTGCATCACCTCTGGATCAGCCGTCAACAAGGCCCTGTTCGCCTGGGCTACCTTCGCCAGATCAGCCCGATCCGTAATGGTCATATAATCGACCATCTTTTGATCGAATGGGAAGACCGATGTGGTCGCACCCAGCTCTGCGCCCATGTTGCAAATCGTACCCTTCCCTGTCGCGCTGATTGTTTCAGCGCCAGGACCAAAATATTCGACAATCTTATTGGTTCCACCCTTCACCGTCAGCAGGCCGCAGAGATAGAGGATCACATCTTTTGCAGAGGCCCAGCCACTCAGCTTACCGGTGAGCTTCACCCCGATCAATTTCGGATGGAGCACTTCCCAAGGCAAACCGGCCATCACTTCGCCGGCATCCGCGCCACCGACACCGATCGCCAAGCCTCCCAACCCACCGCCGTTCGGCGTGTGTGAATCGGTCCCGATGATCAAGCAGCCGGGGAATGCATAGTTTTCCAAGACTACCTGGTGGATGATCCCGGCACCTGGCTTCCAGAAGCCGATCCCGTACTTTTTGGCAGCGGACGCAAGGAAGTTATAAACCTCCCTATTTTCATCCAAGGCACGCGTGAGATCCTTCTCCGACCCCATTTCAGCACGGATTAAGTGGTCGCAGTGGATCGTACTCGGCACTGCAGCCTTTTTCTTGTTCGCCTGCATGAACTGCAGGACAGCCATCTGGGCCGTAGCGTCCTGCATCGCCACACGGTCCGGGCGCAGCGCCAACATGGCTTTGCCACGCTCCCAATTCTGTGTATCGAAGTTGTCAGCGTGCGAAACGAGAATCTTATCCGCCAGGGTCAACGGTCGTCCGAATTTCTTTCGAGCCTTTTCGAAGACTCCCGGCATCTTGGCATAGAGATTTTTGGCGAGATCCATGGACATGACTTATCTCCTTAGAGCTTGGAGTGCTGAGTGCCGAGAATAACTCCTCACTCAGAACTCAGCGCTGGTTACTCAGCACTATTTCAACGGCGGCACTTCCCGTCGCTTCGGGGCTGCATAATTCACCAGGTAATCGAACAGCCGGATCAAACGACTGTCCTGACGCTTCTGATCAACCCAGTGGCCGATCAATCCGATCGTGCGCGACAAGATGAAGAAGCCGTTCAAGCTGTCGACGGGGAAACCCAGGTCAACCAGAACCGCAGCCATCGTGCCGTCCACATTCAGAATCAAGTTATCTTTCTTCACTGCCGTGACTTGCTCAACAGCCAAGGCGAAATCGAGGCACGGCGTTTTGATGTGCAAGCTCTTCACGTAACCAACAAGCTCCTTTACCCGCTTGTCCGGATTACGCAAGCTCTTCACTCGGTGACCGATGCCCGGTACCGGGCCGACATTTTTCTTCATGTAAGCCAGAAACTCGTCCACATTCATCTTGTTGTCGACCGCGTACTTGAACCAACGACCGGCGTCCGTCACCGCGCCACCGAAACGGGGCCCGATCATAATCAAGCCGGCAGCCACCGCTTGCGACAAGCCGATACCGGCGCAAGCCGCCAGAATCGTGGCGTAGGCGCCGCTGACACAAGGCCCGTGGTCAGCCGAGAGCATCATGATGCGCTTGATGATTTCCGCTTCCTGCTTTGAGATGAGGCGCTTGTCCCAGAGTAGGCCCATGACATGTGGAATTTCGTAGCCCTTATTGATCAACTCGGAAGCTGGGTAACCGTCGTAGCAAGGTTCGTCACCGCGATCGTCGCTGATCGTGGTCCGGATCAGCGGAGCCACCATCACTTCATCTGCCTTCATCGCCTCCTCGACGGACTTAGGCAACTTCGGCAGAACCGCCGGCTCCACCGGCTCTTTCACCTGACCGGACTTAAGCAGTTCTTGATAGGTTTCCTTGATGACCGGACCAAGCGCACCAAACGTCGGGGGGACAACGGCACCGGCCTTCTTGAGTGCATCAGACTTGGAACGAGCCGACCCCTCGCCCTTCATGCCTTCCTTGGCGCCTGCATGGCCGAACTTCATGCCCTTGGGCAAACTCTCCTGACAGAACCCGGAGACCACGCCGATCAACTTCACGCGACGCTTCTTCGCGCCATACCACTCCGCTGCACGTTCCTCGAGATCGCCGCCCATTTCGCCGACAATGACGACCGCCTTGGTTTGCGGATCGTTTTCGAACATCTCGAGGTAGCTCACATAGTCGGTCCCAGGATAGGCATCACCACCGATCCCGATAGCCGTCGTAATGCCATCGGCGAACTGCGAGCAGATCCAGATAATTTCGTTCGAGAGACCGCCGGACTTCGTAATAACGCCGAACGAACCTTCGCGATACAACTTCGAGAGGACGAGATTGTCGAACGCACCACCGATCACACCCAAACGGCAGGCTCCCGCCGAGATGATGCCGATTGAAGATGGGCCGTTGAACACCTTACCGAGCTTCCGCGCATGGGCGCCGAGCAATTTCGCGTCCTTTTCGGGCACACCTTCAGTGATCATCGAGACGACCTTGATGTTCGGATCGTCCAGCGCCTCCATGCCGCCCTTCATGGCGCGGTCGGCTCCGATGTAGACGAGGCTCGTGTTGATGGCGGGATGATTCTTCGTCGCGTCCGCGATCGTCTTGTAGATAGGGATCGCGATCAGTCCGCTGCCGTACGGTACTTCATTGGTCTTGCCGGCATCGGGCGGGTAGACGAATGCCTCGACCGTGAGGGGGCGCTTAATCAGGTAGCAAAACTCCGCCATCCGGCGGGCTGCATTGACACCGGCGGCACCACCCTGAATCACTACGCGGGTGTCTTTATTGGCCAGAATACTCATCGAAAGTCCTCCAACAGTGAAGCGTCCAGCGCTCGGCATTCAGCCGACCGCTGATGGCTAATAGCTGATAGCTCGTTACTTTTGTAACGCTTTATCGACGATGTCCGTCAGTGGGGTGTTGCGGTCGAAGACGTTGATGTCGAAGCCCTCGTCCTTGAGTGCGCGCATCGCATCGAGACCTTCCTTCTCACGCGGCCCGCCTCGGCGCACCCAGATCTTCACGCCCTTTAACTTGCCATCGCCCTTCGCTTTGCGAAATCCGTTAATGATGCCGCCGAAGGTCTTCTTGACGTCGGTAAAATTCGCAATCGCCCCACCAACGATGATGTTCTTGATACCGGGCAACGAACAGACTTTTTCCGTCAGTACTTCCACGGCCCAGTCCGGAGGATCGCCGGAATACTCAGCGTAGTTTGCCAGCTTGCCGCCACGTGCCACGACGGCATCGGAATAATAGACACTCGCGCCGCCACCGGCCGGCAGCATGGCCGTGTCCCCGCCTGGAATCTCGATAAACTTTACTGAGCCCTTGATCTTGCTGTCGACCGCCATGACTTCTACTTCATCCTTGCTGTAGGAACGGCCGAACTCAGCTGCAAATTGAAAGTTCCAATCCGGATGCCTGAACTTGGCGTCACCGTCCAGCAACGTGACCGCATCGAGCGCGACCAACTCGCCATCACTCTCGCGTGTCACGACGGGATTCACCTCGAGATACTGCGCATCCTCGCTATCGAAACAGGTAAACATCTTGCCCGAAAAATCGGCCATCTTTTTCGCGAGCGGGCCCGTAAATCCAGCCTCTTTTGAAAGTTTTTCAAGTTGACCCGCCGAGGGGGCCTGTCCGACTTCCAAGCAGAGACGTTTCACACGATCCCAGTTCGACTCAACTTCGATCCCACCGCAATTGGCGACAAGGATCTCGCTGCCTTCGCGGGTAGACTTCACCGCACAATAGTATTCCTCTTTATGTGGAACCATCTCTGAAACAATGACCTGCGACACAGTGATGCTGCCGACCTGCCGACCGAGCATTTCCTTTGTCGCAGCGATTGCACTGTTGAGATCCAAACCAACCTTGACTAGACCGAGCTTAAAACGTGAGCCGAGTGCCTCGTGCGCCTTCGCCACCAACTTCGAGGTCTTCATCCAGTCATTGGCTTGTCCGAGCTTGGTCAGTTCGTCAACGGACGTGACGACGACATAGTTGGGGACGTGAATCCCCCACTTCTTCATCAGCCCCATGCCGGGGCCTTCCAACACCTTAGCCATGCGAATTCTCCTTCGTAGTAACTTAGGCAAATAGGGGAGCGGGATTCTAGCTGAAACTGACAGGATGACTCAAGACGCCAGAGGAACTAATGGAGAGGGGATCAAAAGGCCTAGCAATGGACGATTTTCCGGAGATCGTCCTAAGCATTGAAAATATAACAAGGTTTTACGACCTATGCATGTCGTTTCAATCGCAGGGCCTGACAACGGGGACAAAAATATGAGCTTCGTTCTCCCCGAAGGCGTTGAATCACTCCACCACAGTGATTCGGACAAGGCCGACCCTCTTTCCCATAGACCAGATGCCTCCGCTTGTATTGCCCCTCGCTCCCATCAGGGGCAAAAAAGTCTCGCACACTCGATCCCCCATGCCTAATCGCCTCATCCAGAACCTTACACATGATCATATAAAGTGTTTCGATCTTGCGCACCGATAGCTGACTCACCTGGAGATTCGGGTGTAGACCAGCCCGGAAGAGAATCTCGTTTGCATAGATATTCCCGATGCCGGCAATGACTTGTTGATGCATCAGGAGGGCCTTGAGCCTCCCACGTCGCTCCTGCAACAGTCGCACAAAATCTGGCTGAGACACAGCCAATGGATCGAGCCCAAATCGGCGGGTGCGATACCGATCCAATCCCTCTTTGTCTAAGAGCGATAGACGTCCGAATCTGCGGGGGTTCCAGTACCGTAATTCTGGTTCGCGGCCCCCCTCGAACGACAGTTTCACATGAA from Candidatus Nitrospira nitrosa includes:
- a CDS encoding aconitate hydratase — its product is MSMDLAKNLYAKMPGVFEKARKKFGRPLTLADKILVSHADNFDTQNWERGKAMLALRPDRVAMQDATAQMAVLQFMQANKKKAAVPSTIHCDHLIRAEMGSEKDLTRALDENREVYNFLASAAKKYGIGFWKPGAGIIHQVVLENYAFPGCLIIGTDSHTPNGGGLGGLAIGVGGADAGEVMAGLPWEVLHPKLIGVKLTGKLSGWASAKDVILYLCGLLTVKGGTNKIVEYFGPGAETISATGKGTICNMGAELGATTSVFPFDQKMVDYMTITDRADLAKVAQANRALLTADPEVMQAPEKYYDQIVEIDLSKLEPHVVGPHTPDLARPISKLKAEAQEKGYPVELKAALIGSCTNSSYEDISRSAHVAQQALKAGLKAKASFLISPGSERIYHTMKRDGFLETFEKLGGTVLSNSCGPCIGQWKRADGVKGKADSIVSSFNRNFPGRNDGISETLSFLASPEVVTAYAITGDLGFDPVNQAVKGADGKEFKLQAPVGEELPAKGFAKGEEGYVAPAENGEGLTVDLPPTSERLQVLQPFPKWDGKDFDKLPLLIKTKGKTTTDHISPAGPWLKFRGHLDKISDNMFLGANNAFASEPGKGVNVLTGEENLTIAKIARDYKSKGIGSIVVGDENYGEGSSREHAAMSPRFLNVRAVITKSFARIHETNLKKQGILALTFADPKDYEKIEQQDRISVTGLNSLAPGKPVQVTIHKADGNALTIQANHSITAQQIAWFKAGSALNALN
- a CDS encoding citrate/2-methylcitrate synthase, coding for MSILANKDTRVVIQGGAAGVNAARRMAEFCYLIKRPLTVEAFVYPPDAGKTNEVPYGSGLIAIPIYKTIADATKNHPAINTSLVYIGADRAMKGGMEALDDPNIKVVSMITEGVPEKDAKLLGAHARKLGKVFNGPSSIGIISAGACRLGVIGGAFDNLVLSKLYREGSFGVITKSGGLSNEIIWICSQFADGITTAIGIGGDAYPGTDYVSYLEMFENDPQTKAVVIVGEMGGDLEERAAEWYGAKKRRVKLIGVVSGFCQESLPKGMKFGHAGAKEGMKGEGSARSKSDALKKAGAVVPPTFGALGPVIKETYQELLKSGQVKEPVEPAVLPKLPKSVEEAMKADEVMVAPLIRTTISDDRGDEPCYDGYPASELINKGYEIPHVMGLLWDKRLISKQEAEIIKRIMMLSADHGPCVSGAYATILAACAGIGLSQAVAAGLIMIGPRFGGAVTDAGRWFKYAVDNKMNVDEFLAYMKKNVGPVPGIGHRVKSLRNPDKRVKELVGYVKSLHIKTPCLDFALAVEQVTAVKKDNLILNVDGTMAAVLVDLGFPVDSLNGFFILSRTIGLIGHWVDQKRQDSRLIRLFDYLVNYAAPKRREVPPLK
- a CDS encoding ATP citrate lyase citrate-binding domain-containing protein encodes the protein MAKVLEGPGMGLMKKWGIHVPNYVVVTSVDELTKLGQANDWMKTSKLVAKAHEALGSRFKLGLVKVGLDLNSAIAATKEMLGRQVGSITVSQVIVSEMVPHKEEYYCAVKSTREGSEILVANCGGIEVESNWDRVKRLCLEVGQAPSAGQLEKLSKEAGFTGPLAKKMADFSGKMFTCFDSEDAQYLEVNPVVTRESDGELVALDAVTLLDGDAKFRHPDWNFQFAAEFGRSYSKDEVEVMAVDSKIKGSVKFIEIPGGDTAMLPAGGGASVYYSDAVVARGGKLANYAEYSGDPPDWAVEVLTEKVCSLPGIKNIIVGGAIANFTDVKKTFGGIINGFRKAKGDGKLKGVKIWVRRGGPREKEGLDAMRALKDEGFDINVFDRNTPLTDIVDKALQK
- the mutM gene encoding bifunctional DNA-formamidopyrimidine glycosylase/DNA-(apurinic or apyrimidinic site) lyase encodes the protein MPELPEAEVVARQIRAGLLGAQLTDVWIGRADIVREGYDTARWYCGGTLRSVERFGKSVALGFVNSHTCRYVVAELGMTGLLLFQSTATKHPQHVHVKLSFEGGREPELRYWNPRRFGRLSLLDKEGLDRYRTRRFGLDPLAVSQPDFVRLLQERRGRLKALLMHQQVIAGIGNIYANEILFRAGLHPNLQVSQLSVRKIETLYMIMCKVLDEAIRHGGSSVRDFFAPDGSEGQYKRRHLVYGKEGRPCPNHCGGVIQRLRGERSSYFCPRCQALRLKRHA